In Candidatus Omnitrophota bacterium, the genomic stretch TTTTATATTACATCCATAAAAACGAATAAATACTTGAGGTATTCCTAAGTATTTACCTTCTCCTTGAATCGATCGAAAAATTTCTGAAATTTTGGATTTCATTTAAGGGCTGGATCTTTATACTTAATCATATCAAAACCTTTTTGCCGAAGCAAACAACTATCACATGCGCCGCAAGGCTTAAGCCCACCCTTATAACAAGACCACGTTAAATGATACGGTACTTTTAGATTAAGTCCTATTTTAATAATTTGGGATTTTGTTTTAGAAATAAGCGGAGCATAAATTCTGATTTTCTTTTTACTCACTCCTGCTTTAGTTCCTACGTCTAAAGCTTTCTGAAAACTAGAAATAAAGCTTGGTCGACAATCCGGATACCCAGAATAATCAATCGCGTTAACGCCTATAAAAATTGCACAAGCACCAATGCTTTCAGCAAACGATGAAGCAAAACTCAAAAAGATGATATTGCGAGAAGGAACATACGTTGACGGGATGCTACTCTCCATTTGTACGAAAGAACGTTTTTTAGGAATTTCTTTCTTTTCATCTAAAAGCGCAGAGCCTTTCCAGGGAAAAGAAATCTTAATAACCTTATAAGAACACTGAGCAGCTTTTGCAATCTTTTTTGCTTGCAGAATTTCTTTTGCATGTTTTTGGCCGTAATCAAAAATAAGGCCATAAGGCGCAAACCCCTTACTCTTGGTGATATAAAGGGCCGTTGCCGAATCAAGGCCGCCAGACAATAAAACAACTGCCTTTTTCTTTTCTTTACTCATAATAAGTCGCGCTTGCGTTCTCAGACTCCCAAACAGTAACGCACTTAATTTTTACAGAAGGAAGTTTTTTAAGTATTTGTTGAAAAATATATTTTGAAATATTTTCAGAAGTTGGATTGAGCTCCTTAAAGTCTGCCAGATCGTTAAGATGCGTATGATCAAGAGCATCAACAACTTCTTTTAATCCTTTCTTAATTTCTGTAAAATCGATGAGCATCCCGGTCTTGTTTAATTGTTCTCCAATAAAAACAACCTCAACCTTCCATGTGTGCCCATGCAAGTTCTTACATTTTCCTTGATAATCTCTCAGAGAATGAGAAGAAGCAAAATCTGACTTAACAGTTAGCTCATACATAAAAATTAAACCTTTCTAATGTTTTTGATATCATATCCTAAAAATCGCTTTGCAAGACTTCTAAAATGCTGTGGCTTGTCACTGACAAAAAAACGATGGTTCCCCTTGATCAACGAGCGATTCGCTAGATTCATTTTTTCTAAAGCCTCTGCAACTTCTTCAGCGACTTCTTTTGCTGAATCAACAAGAAAAACTTTTTTTCCCATAATAGAACCAATAATTTCTTTAAGCAAAGGATAATGTGTGCATCCCAAAATAAGCGTATCGATTTTTGATTGAATCATAGTGGAAAGATATTTCTTGGCAATGTCCCGTGTGATCCTGTCCGAAAACCATCCCTCTTCAACTAAAGGGACAAAAAGAGGGCAAGCCTGCGAACTAACGATTGCTTTTTTAAGAATCTTTTTTATCATTCGGACATATTTCTGACTCTGAATTGTGGCAGATGTTGCAATAACGCCAATTCTTCTATTTTTTGTAGTTTCGCATGCTTTTTTTGCTCCAGGCTCAATAACGCCGATAATCGGTAAAGAAAATTCCTTTCTCAATGTCGGTAACGCAAGGCTGGAAGAAGAGTTGCAAGCAACAACAATCATTTTAACCTTATGCTTTAGGAGAAAGTGAACATTTTCTTTAGAAAAACGAATAATCGCTTCGAGCGATTTTGTTCCATACGGAACACGAGCTGTATCTCCGAAATAAACAATGTGCTCATTAGGAAGCTGCTTGATAAGCTCTTTGACAACGGTGAGACCTCCAAGCCCTGAATCAAACACTCCAATCGCATATTTTCTTTTATTTATAATTTTCATTGTTTATACTGCATCAAGCCGTCAGCTAAACTTTCAGCAATCTGCTGACGATAGGAACTATTTTTTAATTTTTGTTCTTCTTTCTGATTCGATAAAAATCCAACCTCAACTAAAATAGCAGGAATCAAAGTGTTCTTTAAAACATAAAAATTAGCTGTTTTGCCCCCGCGGTCTCTTGTCGTAATCCTTTCAGCAGTGTATCGCGACAAATGCCTTGCAATATCACCCGATGATTGCTGCTTATATGCATACAACATGTCCAATAAAACCTTCTTTACATTGTCATCACTTTGCTCCATTTTATATTTCTGAAACATTTTTTTATGTTTCTCAACACAACATATTTCTTTCTTATCTTCTTGCCCTAAAAATCCTAAATAATACGTCTCTAAACCCTCTACTCCAGAATTACTGGCAATATTAGCATGGATACTCATAAATAAATCTGCGTTCTCTGAACGCGCAACTTCGACTCTCTGCTCTAAAGACAAAAATTCATCTGTGTCTCTTGTTTGAAGAACGATTGCTCCTCTTTTTTTCAAAGCATCTGAAAGCCGATTAGCAATATCAAGAACAATATCTTTTTCTTGGGTTCCTGTTAGAGTAATCGCACCCGGATCCTTACCTCCATGGCCAGCATCAATAATAATTTTCTGAAATGCTTTGGCCGAAGGTCCTGCTTTTTTAGAAAGCAAAATCATAACTTGTTGCTCAAAATCAAAAGGGACATAAACAATTCCTTTCGAAATATTGATTGGCCTGCTTAAATAAACATCCTTCCCGTCAACAACGACGGTGCTACTTCCAATTAAGCCTCGAGCCTCAAATCCTTTTCTCTTTAACTTAATAAGCTGAGTAACGCTGTCCATCGTACAGCTAAACCCGTAACGCGCGCAAAGATCCTTTAAAACAAGATCTTTTTTTTCCAATCTTTGAAATGGCGTTGCTGCACAACCTGAAAGAAAAATCAAACAAATTGCTGTTAAGAATAATCGAATCACCATAATTTACTTTCCAAAAATATCCTCTTCAGACAAAACATCTCCAGTAATAATTCTCGGCGTCAAAAAGATAACGATCTCTGTTTTTTCTATTTCCTTGCTTTCATTTCGGAAAATAGGCCCCAAGAAAGGGATGTCCCCTAAAAGAGGTACCTTGTTAACTGTTCGAATATCTTGCTCCTTAATTAACCCACCAATAATAATAGTAACACCATCTTTGACCATGACAGTTGTTTCTGCCTCAGACGTTTCAACAGTTGGTATTTTATTATTTGTACTTGTTGTCACATATCCTGTCAGAGAACTGACCTCAGGCTTGATTTTCATCGTAACATAACCATCGCCGTGAATCGTTGGTGTTACAAAAAGCTTAACGCCAACTTCAATAAAATTAACAGTTTCTGATGTTGTTGTCGGTCCAGAAGCGGTTGTTACAGTTTCGCTTGTTACATAAGGCTCACTCGCGCCAACCAAGATTTTAGCTTCTTCATTATTTATAACTGCAATTCTCGGACTCGAAAGAATATTGGTCTTCCCAATCGTTTCAAGCGCCTCAATCAAAACACTATAATCATCATTGGCAATTGTACCTATGCTGAGTCTTCCCCCTTTATCTGCGCTTGTCAAGCTACTAAACGTACTCTTGAAATCCAAAGTATGAAAATCTGAAACAACAGCCTCCCAATCAATCCCCATCTTATAATCATTGCTTAAAGTAATTTGAAGGATCTTCGCTTCAATTAAAACTTCAGGGTGTTTTTCGTCAAACGCTTTAATCATTGATATAATCTCATCGATTTTTTCTTTCGTTTCCGTAACAAAAATTTTATTCGATCGCTCATCAAATTCAAGCTTACCAACATTTTTTGTTAGCAAATTCTGAATTTTACCAGCCACTTCATCGGCCTTGGAATAACGCAATGAAAAAACTCTCGTTGACAAAGGAATATCTGCGCGCTGAATAACCTCTCTCATCAAAGAAATCTTTTCAGGCCTATCTGTAATAATCAACGTATTTGATTTGCTATCAAATGTGACCAAGCCAATCTGGCTTTTCATTTGAGTTAAAACAGGTACGATCTCCTCTGCCTTAACGTACTCAAGTTGAATTAATTTTGTTTCAGTCTCCTGGCCAAACTTATATCCGTATATTTGCTGGAAATCCTGTGCCGTTAAAACTTTAACAATCCCATCTTCCTCAACATAAGCCAGATCATTCGAATCAAGAATAATCTGAAGCGCATCTCGAACGTTCACATCTTTTAAATAAATCGTCACTTTGCCTCGAACATTCTTTCCGGCAACAATATTAAGTCCACTTTTCTTGGAAATCAATTTTAAAACATCCACAATATCCATATCTTTTAGCTCAAGAGCATCTAGCATAACGCTTTCAGAAGCGCGCCTATTCGACCTAGATACTTGATTAATCTCATTAACATTTCGCGCCGAAAAAACTTCTCCAGAATACGCTCTCGGTTTAGGATCTTCTATCTGAACCTGCTCAAAAAAATCAAGAGCATCGTCAATTGTCGATCTGGATCCGCTCTTTTGCGCATAGCCCATGGAGCCTGCAATAAAAAAAACAAAAATAACTAAATAAAATATTATAAAACTTCTTTTTATGTTCATTTTATCTCCTTTAAAAAAATAAAAATATTTTACTGAAACAACTCTGTTTGAGATCCCTTATAATTTAAAATAACTTTGCCTTCTTTTATAGACTCAACTCGTCCTTCTAAGATTTCGTCTCCTTGATGAAGAAAAAATATTTGATTAGATTTTATATCTTCTATAATAACCTCTGGAATATCCCCTAAAACAATACCAACCAAACGAAGACTTTTCGATAAATCAATATTTTCAATAACTTTGTTCTCCACTTCTTCTTCTGGTTCTGGCCTAGAAAAGACATCGCGTGCTTCTATTTGCTTTGCATAATATTCATATGGCTTACTTTTCTTCTCTTTTAAATCAATGACTTCATTAATTTCTGTAGGATCTTCGCTAATGACAAAATCGTCTGCTTTATTTTGCGAAGAAACAAAAGTATACAATAAATATCCTGCCAAAACTAAAATAATCAAAATCATCAGCTGATTCAATATTCGAAAAACCCGATCAAACCCACTAGAAACAGCCTTCTCTCGAACATCCTCAACTTCAGGATTCTTTGAAGATACTGGCTTATCTTTTTTCCTAATAATACTTAAAAGCTTTTCTTCTGGCGAACCATCTCTATTCATCTGTACCCCAGCGACTTTCCTCTTCAGCTAAAGAATCAATTAGCTCTCCGGTGACAACTTCTCTCCCATCCATGACAAGCCTCTCTAAAGCATTGTGACAATACAAAGTAATTTTTCTTGGATATCCTTGACTCAACGCATAAATCTTTTTAATAGCCTCATAACTAAAAATATCTCGATGACCACTAAAACCAGCTTTTTTAAGTCTAAAATAAATCATCTGTGCAGTCTCATTCTCATCCAAAGGATTGATAATATAACGCAAGCTTACACGATCCATAAAATTATTAATCTTCTTAATTCTCGGCAAAAGCTCCATCTGCCCTAAAATAACCAGCTGAAGCAACTTAAACTCATTTGTCTCATAATTTAAAAGCGTTCGTAATATCTCAATAAAAGGTAGTGATAATTTCTGACCTTCATCAATTAAAAGAATAATTATTTTTCCTTCTTCAACGCCTTTCTGAAATAAATACTTCTCAATCGCCTCCCGATGGTCCATCGCAGAACGCAAAAAAGGACTCACTCCAAACATTTTTGTCAAATGAGCCAAAAACTGATATTCACTTTTAAAATCTGGATCAAGAATCATATGAAAAATAAAATTATTTTCTTCTCCAGCGAACGATTGTAACAACGCTCTAGACAAGGTTGTCTTTCCTGCACCAACATCACCTAAAATAAGACTCAAACCCCTTCGAAGACGAATAGCGATTTCCAAGCGTTTTAACGCAGTTGTATGCTCTCTTGAATGATAAAAAAAGTCCGGATCAGGACTTGTTGAAAAAGGTTCATTGCGGATATCTAAAACTTCATAATAGCTCATAGTTGTTTCTTCAACCTTATTTTAATTTCTTTTAAAGACAACCCTTGGCTCCGCATAACACGAATTTTCTTAAGATGCGTAACAGATTTATCATCAAAATATCTAAAATGTGTACTTGGGCTACGACCAATTTCTTCTAAAAGCCCAATGCCCAAATAATATTTCAATGTATGCGTTGAATAACCTGTTGAAACAGCCAAATCTTTCAATAAATATATATTTTTCATATACTTAAGTATTACTCCCTACTCGGATAGTCATACTCTCAAAATAACAAAACCTATGTATTTTGTCAATAATAAAGCGGATTTTCTTACGAAGTGCTCCTATTTGGAAGGATCCAGCAAAATACGACTAGCAACAATTTCGCATCGGATATCTTGCGAGCGAATAGAACGTTTTTCTAAGCGCACCTCTTCAATCTGAAAATGATGCGGCTTTTGTTCAAGAAAATACAAAAATTTCATAATTAAATTCATCGTTCCTTCGGTCTGAACAGTCAGCGAGAAATTCTTAAAGAAACTTTCCTCTCGAATCCTCTGAGGCTTCATATCTATAATCTTAATGTCTGCTTCTTTAGCAACTGCTTCAATTTCAGAAGAAATTCGGCTCATCTCTTGCTGATCAGAAAGCTTCTGTGCAAAAGCCTCTAAATACTGATCATACGCTATCTTAACAACTCCCTCTTCTTTCAAAATATTTAAATTCTTTTTAATCTTTTTCTTTATCACGCTAATCTTTTTTTCAAAAAGGTCTTCTTGTGACTTAATCGGCTTGTAAA encodes the following:
- the queC gene encoding 7-cyano-7-deazaguanine synthase QueC yields the protein MSKEKKKAVVLLSGGLDSATALYITKSKGFAPYGLIFDYGQKHAKEILQAKKIAKAAQCSYKVIKISFPWKGSALLDEKKEIPKKRSFVQMESSIPSTYVPSRNIIFLSFASSFAESIGACAIFIGVNAIDYSGYPDCRPSFISSFQKALDVGTKAGVSKKKIRIYAPLISKTKSQIIKIGLNLKVPYHLTWSCYKGGLKPCGACDSCLLRQKGFDMIKYKDPALK
- the queD gene encoding 6-carboxytetrahydropterin synthase QueD, translating into MYELTVKSDFASSHSLRDYQGKCKNLHGHTWKVEVVFIGEQLNKTGMLIDFTEIKKGLKEVVDALDHTHLNDLADFKELNPTSENISKYIFQQILKKLPSVKIKCVTVWESENASATYYE
- the murI gene encoding glutamate racemase, which translates into the protein MKIINKRKYAIGVFDSGLGGLTVVKELIKQLPNEHIVYFGDTARVPYGTKSLEAIIRFSKENVHFLLKHKVKMIVVACNSSSSLALPTLRKEFSLPIIGVIEPGAKKACETTKNRRIGVIATSATIQSQKYVRMIKKILKKAIVSSQACPLFVPLVEEGWFSDRITRDIAKKYLSTMIQSKIDTLILGCTHYPLLKEIIGSIMGKKVFLVDSAKEVAEEVAEALEKMNLANRSLIKGNHRFFVSDKPQHFRSLAKRFLGYDIKNIRKV
- a CDS encoding N-acetylmuramoyl-L-alanine amidase; translation: MVIRLFLTAICLIFLSGCAATPFQRLEKKDLVLKDLCARYGFSCTMDSVTQLIKLKRKGFEARGLIGSSTVVVDGKDVYLSRPINISKGIVYVPFDFEQQVMILLSKKAGPSAKAFQKIIIDAGHGGKDPGAITLTGTQEKDIVLDIANRLSDALKKRGAIVLQTRDTDEFLSLEQRVEVARSENADLFMSIHANIASNSGVEGLETYYLGFLGQEDKKEICCVEKHKKMFQKYKMEQSDDNVKKVLLDMLYAYKQQSSGDIARHLSRYTAERITTRDRGGKTANFYVLKNTLIPAILVEVGFLSNQKEEQKLKNSSYRQQIAESLADGLMQYKQ
- a CDS encoding secretin N-terminal domain-containing protein, with the translated sequence MNIKRSFIIFYLVIFVFFIAGSMGYAQKSGSRSTIDDALDFFEQVQIEDPKPRAYSGEVFSARNVNEINQVSRSNRRASESVMLDALELKDMDIVDVLKLISKKSGLNIVAGKNVRGKVTIYLKDVNVRDALQIILDSNDLAYVEEDGIVKVLTAQDFQQIYGYKFGQETETKLIQLEYVKAEEIVPVLTQMKSQIGLVTFDSKSNTLIITDRPEKISLMREVIQRADIPLSTRVFSLRYSKADEVAGKIQNLLTKNVGKLEFDERSNKIFVTETKEKIDEIISMIKAFDEKHPEVLIEAKILQITLSNDYKMGIDWEAVVSDFHTLDFKSTFSSLTSADKGGRLSIGTIANDDYSVLIEALETIGKTNILSSPRIAVINNEEAKILVGASEPYVTSETVTTASGPTTTSETVNFIEVGVKLFVTPTIHGDGYVTMKIKPEVSSLTGYVTTSTNNKIPTVETSEAETTVMVKDGVTIIIGGLIKEQDIRTVNKVPLLGDIPFLGPIFRNESKEIEKTEIVIFLTPRIITGDVLSEEDIFGK
- a CDS encoding AAA family ATPase: MSYYEVLDIRNEPFSTSPDPDFFYHSREHTTALKRLEIAIRLRRGLSLILGDVGAGKTTLSRALLQSFAGEENNFIFHMILDPDFKSEYQFLAHLTKMFGVSPFLRSAMDHREAIEKYLFQKGVEEGKIIILLIDEGQKLSLPFIEILRTLLNYETNEFKLLQLVILGQMELLPRIKKINNFMDRVSLRYIINPLDENETAQMIYFRLKKAGFSGHRDIFSYEAIKKIYALSQGYPRKITLYCHNALERLVMDGREVVTGELIDSLAEEESRWGTDE
- a CDS encoding MerR family transcriptional regulator — protein: MKNIYLLKDLAVSTGYSTHTLKYYLGIGLLEEIGRSPSTHFRYFDDKSVTHLKKIRVMRSQGLSLKEIKIRLKKQL
- the pilO gene encoding type 4a pilus biogenesis protein PilO, with protein sequence MIVKRLSKRESQIFILCILVFLIYIGFQFVYKPIKSQEDLFEKKISVIKKKIKKNLNILKEEGVVKIAYDQYLEAFAQKLSDQQEMSRISSEIEAVAKEADIKIIDMKPQRIREESFFKNFSLTVQTEGTMNLIMKFLYFLEQKPHHFQIEEVRLEKRSIRSQDIRCEIVASRILLDPSK